Within Streptomyces antibioticus, the genomic segment CGGCGGTCAGCGGGTTGGGCTCGGTGGTCTCGAAGATGTTGACGCCGATGATCTTCTCCTGCCCGGACTCGATCCGGGCCCGGCGCTCGGCGTGCGAGGAGACGAGCTGCGACTTGAGGTAGCCGGACTCGACGGCGGCCATCGCGCCGCCCATCTCCTGGATCCGGTCGATCTCCGCGAGGGAGTCCTCGACCAGCTTCTGGACCTTCTCCTCGATCACGTGCGAGCCGGCGAAGATGTCCTCGTACTCCAGCAGGTCGCTCTCGTGGGCCAGCACCTGCTGGATGCGCAGCGACCACTGCTGGTCCCACGGCCGGGGCAGGCCGAGGGCCTCGTTCCAGGCCGGGAGCTGCACGGCACGCGCGCGGGCGTCCTTGGAGAGGGTGACGGCCAGCATCTCCAGCACGATCCGCTGGACGTTGTTCTCCGGCTGCGCCTCGGTCAGGCCGAGGGAGTTGACCTGGACGCCGTAGCGGAAGCGGCGCTGCTTGGCGTTCTCGATGCCGTAGCGCTCGCGGGTGACCTCGTCCCAGATGCGGCCGAAGGCGCGCATCTTGCACATCTCCTCGATGAAGCGGACGCCCGCGTTCACGAAGAAGGAGATGCGGGCGACGACGTCACCGAACTTCTCGGCCGGCACCTGGCCGGAGTCGCGGACGGCGTCGAGGACGGCGATGGCGGTGGACATCGCGTACGCGATCTCCTGGACCGGGGTGGCTCCCGCCTCCTGCAGGTGGTAGCTGCAGATGTTGATCGGGTTCCACTTCGGGATGTGGGAGACCGTGTACGCGATCATGTCCGTCGTCAGCCGGAGCGAGGGTCCCGGCGGGAACACATGGGTGCCCCGGGACAGGTACTCCTTGACGATGTCGTTCTGGGTCGTGCCCTGGAGCCGGGTGATGTCCGCACCCTGCTCCTCGGCGACGACCTGATAGAGCGCCAGCAGCCACATGGCGGTGGCGTTGATCGTCATCGAGGTGTTCATCTGCTCCAGGGGGATGTCCTGGAACAGCCGGCGCATGTCACCGACGTGGGCGATCGGCACGCCGACCCGGCCGACCTCGCCGCGGGCGAGGATGTGGTCGGAGTCGTAGCCGGTCTGGGTCGGCAGGTCGAACGCGACCGACAGACCCGTCTGGCCCTTGGCGAGGTTGCGCCGGTACAGCTCGTTGGACGCCTCGGCCGTGGAGTGACCGGCGTACGTGCGCATGAGCCACGGCCGGTCCTTCTCCCGCCTGCCTTCGGCGGGCTGACGCTCAGTCATCTATGACCTCGGGTGTCTCAGATGTTGCGGAAGCGGTTGATGGCGTCGAGGTGCTTGGCACGCAGTTCCTCGTCGCGGACGCCGAGACCTTCCTGGGGGGCCAGGCAGAGCACGCCGACCTTGCCCTGGTGGAGGTTGCGGTGCACGTCGTAGGCGGCCTGGCCGGTCTCCTCCAGGGCGTAGACCTTCGACAGGGTCGGGTGGATCTTGCCCTTGGCGATGAGCCGGTTGGCCTCCCACGCCTCGCGGTAGTTGGCGAAGTGCGAGCCGATGATCCGCTTCAGGGACATCCACAGGTACCGGTTGTCGTACTCGTGCATGTAGCCCGAGGTGGAGGCGCAGGTGGTGATGGTGCCGCCCTTGCGGGTGACGAAGACGCTGGCGCCGAAGGTCTCGCGGCCGGGGTGCTCGAAGACGATGTCGATGTCCTCGCCGCCGGTGAACTCGCGGATGCGCTTGCCGAAGCGCTTCCACTCCTTCGGGTCCTGGGTCCGCTCGTCCTTCCAGAACTTGTAGCCCTCGGCGCTGCGGTCGATGATCGCCTCGGCGCCCATCGAGCGACAGATGTCCGCCTTCTGCTCGCTGGAGACGACACAGATCGGGTTGGCGCCGCCGGCCAGCGCGAACTGCGTGGCGTAGGAGCCGAGGCCGCCGCTGGCGCCCCAGATCAGGACGTTGTCGCCCTGCTTCATGCCGGCGCCGTTGCGGGAGACGAGCTGCCGGTAGGCGGTGGAGTTGACCAGACCGGGGGCGGCGGCCTCCTCCCAGCTCAGATGGCCGGGCTTGGGCATGAGCTGGTTGGACTTGACGAGCGCGATCTCGGCGAGGCCGCCGAAGTTGGTCTCGAAGCCCCAGATGCGCTGCTCGGGGTCGAGCATCGTGTCGTTGTGGCCGTCGGACGACTCCAGCTCGACGCTGAGGCAGTGCGCGACGACCTCGTCACCGGGCTTCCAGGAGTTGACGCCGGGGCCGGTGCGCAGCACCACGCCCGCGAGGTCGGAGCCGATGATGTGGTACGGCAGGTCGTGGCGCTTGGTCAGCTCGCTGAGCCGGCCGTAGCGCTCCAGGAAGCCGAACGTCGAGAGCGGCTCGAAGATCGAGGTCCACACCGAGTTGTAGTTGACCGAGGAGGCCATGACGGCCACCAGGGCCTCGCCCGGGCCCAGCTCGGGCAGGGGGACGTCGTCGAGGTGGATCGACTTGCGCGGGTCCTTGTCGCGGGTTTCCAGACCGGCGAACATCTCCGTCTCGTCCTTGTGGACGGTGATGGCGCGGTACGACTCGGGGAGCGGCAGGGCGGCGAAGTCGGCGGACGTGGAGTCCGGCGACTGGATCGCGTCCAGGATGGCCTGTGTGGTCACGGTGTTGCCTCCGGCGATGAGCGCCCTGAGGGCGGGGCGCTGAGGGTTACGTCGGGTGTGCTGCTGAGGGTTTGAGGGAGGTGCCGTCGGTTCGGCGGGTGGTGCTGGGTTCGGCAGCGCTTGGTGGCGCGGGAGGGTGCCTGTGACGCAGGCGTCCGGGCGCGCAGGCCATGTGCTTGCGGGGACAGCCGGCGTACGTATGGTCTCTGCACGCCGGCCGCCCGGACTCCTTCAACGTATGACACCGTGTGCCAGGCCGCAAGGCACTGAGTGCCACAACCTGGGCTCAGGTGAAATCTTTACGTAACAAATGAGCGATGATCGATCGAACGGGCTCCGAAACCCCCGGGAAATCCACGAGAAAAGGTGCCCTGACACGCCAAAACGGCCACCCCGTCGGGGTGGCCGTCGTCACAGCGCGGAAACGTGGGGGAGAGGCCCCTCAGCGCTCCTTGAGCGCCTGCTCGATGGTCCGCATGACCTCGTCCAGCGGGGCGTCCGTGCGGGCGACCGTCACCAGCACCTCGCCCCGGTCGGAGACCGCCGCGGGCGCCGGCCGCGGGGACGCCGCGGTGCCCCGCCCGGCCCCGATGCCCGTCCCGAAGGTCCGGCGCACGATCGCGAACGCGTGGTCGAGCTGCGCCTCCACGTCGCCCTGGCCGCCGGCCCTGAGCCAGCGCCGCAGCACATGGTTGTGGGCGGTGACCACCGCCGAGGCGGCGACCTCGGCCAGCAGCGGGTCGTCGTTGGCGTCGTCGTCGTGCGCGTGCTCGTCGAAGTGGCCCAGGAGATAGCGGGTGAACAGCCGCTCGTAGCGGGCCACCGAGGCGATCTCCGCCTCCCGCAGGGTCGGCACCTCGCGGGTCAGCTTGTAGCGGGCGACCGAGATCTCCGGCCGGGCCGCGTACATCTTCATGACCTCCTTGATGCCCCGGCACACCGTGTCGAGCGGATGCTCGTGCGCGGGCGCCGCGTTGAGCACCGCCTCGGCGCGGATCAGGGTGTCGTCGTGGTCGGGGAAGATCGCCTCTTCCTTGGAGCGGAAGTGCCGGAAGAAGGTGCGGCGGGCGACCCCGGCCGCGGCCGCGATCTCGTCGACGGTGGTCGCCT encodes:
- a CDS encoding TetR family transcriptional regulator, which produces MPQPARSSRTPATPDAPESAAGGRAAAQRLKMRRELAAAAMELFATKGYEATTVDEIAAAAGVARRTFFRHFRSKEEAIFPDHDDTLIRAEAVLNAAPAHEHPLDTVCRGIKEVMKMYAARPEISVARYKLTREVPTLREAEIASVARYERLFTRYLLGHFDEHAHDDDANDDPLLAEVAASAVVTAHNHVLRRWLRAGGQGDVEAQLDHAFAIVRRTFGTGIGAGRGTAASPRPAPAAVSDRGEVLVTVARTDAPLDEVMRTIEQALKER
- a CDS encoding protein meaA produces the protein MTERQPAEGRREKDRPWLMRTYAGHSTAEASNELYRRNLAKGQTGLSVAFDLPTQTGYDSDHILARGEVGRVGVPIAHVGDMRRLFQDIPLEQMNTSMTINATAMWLLALYQVVAEEQGADITRLQGTTQNDIVKEYLSRGTHVFPPGPSLRLTTDMIAYTVSHIPKWNPINICSYHLQEAGATPVQEIAYAMSTAIAVLDAVRDSGQVPAEKFGDVVARISFFVNAGVRFIEEMCKMRAFGRIWDEVTRERYGIENAKQRRFRYGVQVNSLGLTEAQPENNVQRIVLEMLAVTLSKDARARAVQLPAWNEALGLPRPWDQQWSLRIQQVLAHESDLLEYEDIFAGSHVIEEKVQKLVEDSLAEIDRIQEMGGAMAAVESGYLKSQLVSSHAERRARIESGQEKIIGVNIFETTEPNPLTADLDTAIQTVDPAVEARVIASLQQWRDTRYQPPFNHPRPCKALERLKEAAKGTDNLMEATLECARAGVTTGEWAGALREVFGEFRAPTGVSSAPVAVPAEQGSALAEVRAKVDATARELGSGKLRFLVGKPGLDGHSNGAEQIAVRARDAGFEVVYQGIRLTPEQIVDAALAEDVHAVGLSILSGSHAQLVPDVLERLRVAGATDIPVIAGGIIPNGDAEQLKAAGVAAVFTPKDFDITGIIGRIVDEIRKANKLDPLEVPA
- the ccrA gene encoding crotonyl-CoA carboxylase/reductase gives rise to the protein MTTQAILDAIQSPDSTSADFAALPLPESYRAITVHKDETEMFAGLETRDKDPRKSIHLDDVPLPELGPGEALVAVMASSVNYNSVWTSIFEPLSTFGFLERYGRLSELTKRHDLPYHIIGSDLAGVVLRTGPGVNSWKPGDEVVAHCLSVELESSDGHNDTMLDPEQRIWGFETNFGGLAEIALVKSNQLMPKPGHLSWEEAAAPGLVNSTAYRQLVSRNGAGMKQGDNVLIWGASGGLGSYATQFALAGGANPICVVSSEQKADICRSMGAEAIIDRSAEGYKFWKDERTQDPKEWKRFGKRIREFTGGEDIDIVFEHPGRETFGASVFVTRKGGTITTCASTSGYMHEYDNRYLWMSLKRIIGSHFANYREAWEANRLIAKGKIHPTLSKVYALEETGQAAYDVHRNLHQGKVGVLCLAPQEGLGVRDEELRAKHLDAINRFRNI